Proteins from a single region of Starkeya sp. ORNL1:
- a CDS encoding RidA family protein, with protein MAHKRLRPFNTKETYPEQKLDNDLSQGVVARGTMVFLRGQVAQDLDTRESLHVGDAGAQTAKAMANIKLLLEEAGSEMAHICRIVVYLTDIRYREAVYQEMGKWLKGVFPCSTGLVVPALARPEWVVEIEVTAVIPDPS; from the coding sequence ATGGCTCACAAGCGCCTTCGCCCGTTCAACACCAAGGAAACCTATCCCGAGCAGAAGCTCGATAATGATCTCTCGCAGGGCGTGGTGGCGCGGGGCACCATGGTGTTCCTGCGTGGCCAGGTGGCGCAGGACCTCGACACTCGCGAAAGCCTTCATGTCGGTGATGCCGGCGCGCAGACCGCCAAGGCGATGGCCAATATCAAGCTGCTGCTCGAAGAGGCCGGCAGCGAGATGGCGCACATCTGCCGGATCGTCGTCTACCTCACCGACATCCGCTACCGCGAGGCGGTCTACCAGGAAATGGGCAAGTGGCTGAAGGGGGTGTTCCCCTGCTCCACCGGCCTCGTCGTGCCCGCGCTCGCCCGCCCGGAATGGGTGGTCGAGATCGAGGTGACCGCCGTCATCCCCGATCCCTCGTGA
- a CDS encoding flavin reductase family protein has translation MNALDPTHFRAAMGRTAAGVTVVTTDGEAGRFGVTVSTLCSLSLEPPSVLFCIHRESRALPYLIANDVFAANILAADQHRVADSFAGLIPEWREDRFQAGTWDRRITGAPLLHGALCRFDCRIASVFDFGSHRIVAGEVLDVETGSGEPLIYSDRAYRRLHAA, from the coding sequence ATGAACGCGCTTGATCCCACCCATTTCCGCGCCGCCATGGGCCGCACCGCCGCCGGGGTCACCGTGGTGACGACCGACGGCGAGGCCGGGCGCTTCGGCGTCACCGTCTCGACGCTCTGCTCGCTCTCGCTGGAGCCGCCGTCGGTGCTGTTCTGCATCCATCGCGAGAGCCGGGCGCTGCCGTACCTGATCGCCAATGACGTGTTCGCGGCCAACATACTCGCCGCCGACCAGCATCGTGTCGCCGACAGCTTCGCCGGTCTGATCCCGGAATGGCGCGAGGACCGGTTCCAGGCCGGGACCTGGGACCGGCGCATCACCGGCGCGCCACTGCTGCACGGCGCGCTCTGCCGCTTCGACTGCCGGATCGCCAGTGTGTTCGATTTCGGCTCGCACCGCATCGTCGCCGGCGAAGTGCTGGACGTCGAGACCGGCAGCGGCGAGCCGCTGATCTATTCCGACCGCGCCTACCGACGACTGCACGCAGCCTGA
- a CDS encoding heme-binding protein, with protein MSETTTRPALKLTHAAALKALAGAVAKAETLGVPQNISVVDDGGNLLAFVRMDGAKLLSRETSLSKAITAASHRQPSSRLDPNYEIKLAIAAGGRLTNLEGGLPIFIEGQCVGAVGVGSGTGAQDVEVARAALAAIGAEDQVP; from the coding sequence ATGAGTGAGACAACCACGCGCCCTGCCCTGAAGCTGACCCACGCCGCGGCGCTGAAGGCGCTCGCCGGCGCCGTGGCCAAGGCCGAGACGCTCGGCGTGCCGCAGAACATCAGCGTCGTCGATGATGGCGGCAATCTGCTTGCCTTCGTGCGCATGGATGGGGCGAAGCTGCTATCGCGCGAGACCTCGCTGTCGAAGGCGATCACCGCCGCCTCGCACCGGCAGCCGTCCTCGCGGCTCGATCCGAATTACGAGATCAAGCTGGCGATCGCGGCCGGCGGAAGGCTGACCAACCTGGAAGGCGGCCTGCCGATCTTCATCGAGGGGCAGTGCGTCGGCGCGGTCGGCGTCGGCTCCGGCACCGGCGCGCAGGATGTCGAGGTGGCACGCGCCGCACTCGCGGCTATCGGCGCCGAGGATCAGGTGCCGTGA
- a CDS encoding DUF1028 domain-containing protein translates to MTFSISARCSRTGMFGIAVSSSSPCVAARCAHARAGVGVVATQNITDPMLGPRGLALLTEGLSADEVMARFATEAPHFDYRQVVVLDRQGRAAGHSGAHTLGTHRIALAPDAAAAGNLLANPDVPARMVEAFLAGPDQHIGNRIIAAMLAALEAGGEEGPVHSAGMLLVDTVGWPVADLRIDWSEADPIGELAALWRLWQPQMDAYVTRALDPRAAPSYGVPGDE, encoded by the coding sequence ATGACCTTCTCCATCTCCGCCCGCTGCTCCCGGACCGGCATGTTCGGCATCGCCGTCTCCTCGTCGAGCCCGTGTGTCGCCGCCCGCTGCGCCCATGCGCGCGCCGGCGTCGGCGTGGTGGCGACGCAGAACATCACCGATCCGATGCTGGGACCGCGCGGCCTTGCCCTGCTCACTGAGGGATTGTCGGCGGATGAGGTGATGGCGCGGTTCGCAACCGAGGCGCCGCATTTCGACTACCGGCAAGTGGTGGTGCTGGACCGGCAGGGCCGTGCCGCCGGCCATTCCGGCGCCCACACGCTCGGCACGCACCGCATCGCGCTGGCGCCCGATGCCGCCGCGGCCGGCAATCTGCTCGCCAATCCGGACGTGCCGGCGCGCATGGTCGAAGCCTTCCTCGCCGGTCCGGACCAGCACATCGGCAATCGCATCATCGCCGCCATGCTGGCGGCGTTGGAGGCGGGCGGCGAGGAGGGTCCGGTGCATTCGGCCGGCATGCTGCTGGTCGACACCGTCGGCTGGCCGGTCGCGGACCTGCGCATCGACTGGTCTGAGGCCGATCCGATCGGTGAACTCGCCGCACTGTGGCGGCTGTGGCAGCCGCAAATGGACGCCTATGTCACCCGCGCGCTCGATCCCCGGGCCGCGCCTTCCTATGGAGTGCCCGGCGATGAGTGA